AGTTTCAGGTCCTTTGTAGTGAGTTCCAGACAGGAGGTGCAGAGTAACATCATGAAGCAGTATCTGATCTTCctactgatggtctcatttgctcaTGTCGGTTATACGGACATCAATATCGAGCGGAGACTGATAAGTAGTCAGCGAACACCTCCTAGGAGCAGCTGCAGCTTACTGTACTAAACCCTTATCACGTTTTTGTGGTCGACCGAAGGGGTCAATTATGAAGTTTTGCCACTGAAAGCCAGAGCGCCCTAACACAGCAGGTCGGAGGATTTTCTGCGACTGATCATGCGTTTTCATTTTCCTCTAGCACACAGCTCAAAATTGCTGTAACTCGCTAAGGACCCCTCCTTCGGACCTGCATGTAATTTCTGGCTGTAATGGGAGTCTCGGGCTCCTTCCCTTCATTACACCGTGTATAAATGCCAGTTTCACTCCGAGGGAGCTCTGACTCAGTGTCCCTGGGCCTTGAGAAATACGACTCCTCACACTGCCCTGCCCGCCTGACACAGGCGGACATGTGggctcccaccccacccctctgTGGAATATAGACCCCCCTATTTATAGAGCTGGTGAGGCCTGTAACCCCTGGGCTCGGCACAAACTTTAATTTAGAGAACCACCCCTAGCGTTCGACTGAGCAcacgggagagagagcgagagagagagagagagagagagagagagagagagagagagagagagagagagagagagagagagagagagagagagagagagagcgagagagagagagagcgagagagagagagagagagagagagagagagagagagagagagagagagagagagagagagagagagagagagagagagagagagggagagagagagagagagagagagagagagagagagagagagagagagagtgagagagagagagagagagagagagagagagagagagagagagagagagagagagagagagagagagagggtgtgtttatgtgtgtgtgagggagagggtAGGAGAACAAATCAGGAGAAGTGGAAGGGGAGAGAAACAAAGgcaaagagagacggagaggaggcaaaacaaaaaaattttttaaaaaatctgTTATTTCACGTGGGAATTAGGGTCCTGCAGCCGAAGACTTACCAGGACCACGGCGATCGGAAGCAGGAGTCGACTGACGGACAGGACAACAGAAGAGTCCACCTGTTCTGCACTGCGGCCCATTGTTGGAGGTCTGCTCCCCGTATGGATATGACTTGCGGAGGACGGCTTACCGGACGTGGTCTTACTTTACTTTGAGTATTTCGGAGTGgtgcggcggacgactcggtgaCTGAAGAGAGTCAGCGAGGGCAGTACAAGACATTTGTGGACACACGAGGCGGCCTTTGAGTTGGACCGGGGTAACGTCTCGCCTCATTCACTGAAACAACACGACAATACTACAACAATACTACTGCCAGTGTGTTTGTAGCAAAAAAAAACTGAGAAGGGAACAAATGGATAATAAGTATTGACAACCGTCATCTGACGCCATACAAATTAAACCTGCTATCAGATCAGCCAGGACAGCACTGACGCTGTACTACAGTACCATTATATTTATACAAATACCAGATTAGAGTACTTATATTTCCAAGCCGAGGTCTTACTCGGCCTCTTGCTCTTAACAAGTGTACTGTACTAAGCTCTGCAGGACACTTGCTTTGTGTAATCTGATCTTCTGCACACGGCGGTAATTACAAAGGGCACAAGGAAAAATTCACAGAGATTTGTAATTAAGCCCCATCTGTAAAAGCCAACCAGGGAAAGGGCGAGGTCTCGGAGGAAGGGGAAGAGCAGGCCGCAGGAGCAaccagaaagagaggaggaggtcccagaaaaaaaagaaatcatctGGCAAAATCCGATATTTACAGAGGAGACGGAAGAGACCATGGACAGCCAAGGGGGGACACTACCTCAACAAGGCAGGCGGTGCTGTCACCTTTGGGTGCGGCCCGCATGTCCCAGCTCCTCCTCGGCTGCACAATAATGGCCCTCGTGTCCCACAGTGCCGGCTACAGCGCCAACTATGGGATCTACTGCATGTTCACCTGGTGCTTCTGCTTCGCCGTCACGCTGGTGGTGTTCGCCATGGACGTCACCCGGCTCCACAGCTGCATGCCCATTTCCTGGGACAACTTCACCGTGGCCTTCGCCATGCTGGCCACGCTCATGTACATCACGGCCTCCGTGGTCTATCCTGTCTACTTCCTCCGGACGGGATGCCCCGAGGAAGGCTGTGAGGTCCGCAACTACCGCATCGCTGTCACGGTTGTCCTCCAGCGTTTGTTGCTTCCCCTACGGGGCTGAGGTGTTCCTGACCCGGGCCAAGCCAGGAGCAGTGGTGGGCTACATGGCCACTGTGTCGGGTCTCCTCAAGGTGGTCCAGGGTTTCGTGGCCT
The nucleotide sequence above comes from Lampris incognitus isolate fLamInc1 chromosome 10, fLamInc1.hap2, whole genome shotgun sequence. Encoded proteins:
- the LOC130119853 gene encoding LOW QUALITY PROTEIN: myeloid-associated differentiation marker-like protein 2 (The sequence of the model RefSeq protein was modified relative to this genomic sequence to represent the inferred CDS: deleted 2 bases in 2 codons), encoding MVKAGGELMGTEERMELAERARKGRGLGGRGRAGRRSNQKERRRSQKKKKSSGKIRYLQRRRKRPWTAKGGHYLNKQAVLSPLGAARMSQLLLGCTIMALVSHSAGYSANYGIYCMFTWCFCFAVTLVVFAMDVTRLHSCMPISWDNFTVAFAMLATLMYITASVVYPVYFLRTGCPEEGCEVRNYRIAVTVSSSVCCFPYGAEVFLTRAKPGAVVGYMATVSGLLKVVQGFVACIIFGALANDSEYNRFIATQYCVVVYSLCFFSVTVIVVVVTVSGRTSALRFPFDRFVVVYTFFSVILYLSTALIWPIFSFDKKYGTASRPEDCPQGKCPWDSKLVVAVFTNVNLILYFIDLVYSQRIRFISNAAV